GTCGTGACTCCAACACGAAGTCGAATGCCGCCGCCCGGTCAGTCAGATCGAGTTCACTGTGTGGCCGGACAAGGAGGTTGGTAAATCCTTCGTCCTGAAATTTGCGCAGCAGTGCCGAACCGACCAACCCGCGGTGCCCGGCTATATATATGCGTGCTGCGCGGTCGAGAACGCCTAGTGGCGAATCCATCCGTGTCAGCTCCAGCCCGGAAGATTCGGCTTGTCCACCCACGGTGTGCCATCACATTCCAAGGCAGCGATGTCGGCATCAACCATGACTCTGGCCAGTTCCGCGGAATGGACCGACGCCTTCCAACCAAGCGACTCAGCTGCCTTTGAGGCATCGCCAATCAGTGAATCCACCTCAGCAGGCCGGAGGTAGCGGTCATCGAACTTCACATACTTCTCCCAGTCGAGCCCTGCATGATCGAAGGCGGTTTGGGCGAACTCGCGGACGGTGTATCCGCGGCCAGTCGCCAGAACTATGTCCGCAGGCTCGGGGGCTTGCAGCATCCGCCACATCCCTTCGACGTACTCGGGGGCGTATCCCCAGTCGCGCACAGCATCGAGATTGCCCATGTAGACGCCCGACTGGATACCAGCTTTGATGCGCGCCACCGCCCTAGTGATCTTTCGAGTCACGAAGGTTTCACCGCGCCTTGGGGATTCGTGGTTGAACAGGATGCCGTTGACCGCGAACATTCCATACGCTTCCCGATAGTTTCGGGTAGCCCAATATGAGTAGACCTTCGCCACCCCATATGGCGACCGCGGGTAAAACGGTGTGTTCTCGTTCTGTGGCGGCGGCGATGCGCCGAACATCTCGGAAGAGGACGCCTGATAAAAGCGACAGTCCACCCGCGAGAGCCGCACGGCCTCGAGCAGTCGCATCGAACCCATACCGGTGGTGTCACCGGTATGTACGGGTTCGTCAAAGCTGACCCGCACGTGCGACTGCGCCGCGAGATTGTAGACCTCGTCGGGATCGATCGTGCTCAATAGCGTCACCAGACGCGCGCCGTCAGTGAGGTCTCCGTAGTGCAAGAACAATCGCGCGCCCGGTTGGTGCGGATCGACGTAGAGGTGATCGATACGCGATGTGTTGAACGTTGACGCACGCCGAATAAGCCCGTGGACCTCGTATCCCTTGCGCAATAGCAGTTCGGCGAGGTATGAGCCGTCCTGTCCGGTGATTCCGGTTATCAACGCTCGCTTCACTGGTTTCCCGCTTCTGGTGTAGGTCACCGCACGTCTGACGTATAGCTGCAGCGATCGTCAGCCTGTCCTGCTGGCAATTTGAGGCGCCGCCGCCAGCCTCATAGTAGATGTCGACGTCAATCGGCACCGCGAGCGGCTTAGGCCGCAACAACTACGCCCTTCATCGCCCTCGATTAGACTTCAGACCCGACGTTCTCGGAGGGGATACTGCAAGTGAAATCGATTCGGCTCGCTGCATCGGAAGCCAAGAGACGACTGAACGAGTACGTGTACAGGCGTCGTCTGCCGATGGTGGTGACCCTGACCGAGTTCCAGAGTCCCGGTGTGCGCTTCGAGATCAGCAATCTCACAGAGACCTTCCGAGTGGTCGAGCACGGCGGGGAGACCGAATACACGGCGGCGATGCTGGAAGACCTTCGTGACGATGACGTGCTGTTTGACGTCGGCGCGAACATCGGCATGGTCGCACTCCATGCGGCAAAAATCTGCCGCACAGTGGCGTTTGAACCCGACCCTTCGATCAGACGTCGCCTCGAGGTCAATGCGGCGCTCAACCCTGATCGGACGTTCGCCGTCGAGCCCCTCGCTATCAGCGACTCGGACGGAACCGTCGTCCTGTACACCGATGGCGACGATGGCAACAGTCCCAGTCTTGTTCATCAGCGCGACGAAACCGGCAGTGTGTCGGTCTCGACAAGATCGCTGGACAGCCTCGTAGCGGAAGGCCGGCTCCCCCATCCGACCGTCATCAAGCTGGATATCGAGGGCGCGGAGATTCTGGCCCTCAGGGGCGCGAAACAACTGTTGACGTCACCGGAACGACCGCGGGCCCTCTATATCGAAGTGCACGATACGTACCTGCCAGGTTTTGGATCGTCGGCCGACGAGGTGCACGCGCTGCTCAAAGAGTTCGGGTACACCAACGCCACCTACCGGGCCGATCGATGGGATCAGACGCACCTCATCCTGCACGCAGCGTAGGGTCACCGGCTCGTTCGTAGGCTCACCCGACGGCGTCTAGAACCATTGCTGGCCAGCACTTTCCTCGTTCAGCGGGAAGCACAACACGTTCGGCACGTCGGTGCTCAGTGGTTGCCGCGTGAACAGCAGATCCGCGCCCGTATAGACGGGATTGACGACCGCGACATAGCTGAAGCCGTAGTGCTCAGCGGCCGGCAATATGCGTTGAACACCCTCGAGGTCAAGCCAGGTCACTTCGAGAAATAGATATTGGACGCTGTCCATCGAAGCCTGGGCGCCGCGCAGCACGGCACCCTCGAGGCCCTGGACGTCGACCTTCAGTACGTCGATAGGCGGGATGCCGTGTTCGGCAACGAAGGAATCGATGGAAACGCATCTTGTGGTTTCCGTCTCGATCTTCGTCGCGGCGAGGAACGGCTCTACCGCCGACAGCTGGAGGCTGTTGGTTTGTTGCGAATCGGGATTCACGTAGAGGGTCGCGTCCTCGTTTCTTTCCCCGACAGCCAACTGATGCACCGAGATGTTGGGAGCTGAACAGTTCAGCGCCAAGACCGACTGCAGTGCCTCCGCGGGTTCGAAAGCATGTATGGATGCCCCTGGAAACTTTCGAGCGCAGAGCGCTGAAAAGATGCCGCAATTCGCGCCTACGTCGAATATCGACTGAGCATCGCTGATCAAATCGACCATGCGTACTAGCTTCGACATCGAATTGCGGGCGTGATAAAAGGCGACTGGTTCTGGGTTCAGGTAGTAGTCGACGCCCTGAATCTTGATGCGCAGGGGTTTCCCCAGTCGATTCAACGCACGGAGCCTCAAAGCATCGAACAAATCAGCACCCTCGATTTCCACATTGCGACACGCCTAATTCTTCGGATTCACCGGAGCCTGATCACTGGGCCGCCCACTGGCTGATGCGAAGACGCCTGACCGCAGCTTGGCCGGCGCGATCCACCGAGTCGAGCAGCGATGGCTCGACGGCAATGAGATTGCCCCAGCTGTCCGCATCGAGCTGAGTCGGGTAACGCGCGAAACGACGCCACGTGTGCCGGACCCCGTATTGGGTGATCGGCTCCCACTCCGAGACGACAATCGCGTACCCCTGCCTCTCGAGGAATCGGGCTATTTCGTGGACGTCATGACCCAGGCGGGTTGTCTTGTTGTCCTCGAACTCACACACCACAGCCTTGGGGTGCAGCGACTCCCACGGGAAGGTGCGAAGTACGAACAGATCGAACCCCTCGGTGTCGACCTTCAAGAAGTCGACGTTCGCGATGCCTCGCTCACGAATGTACGTGTCTAGCCGAACGGTTCGGACCGTCGTCGTCGGGGTGTGGGTGGTGTGGAACGGCGACAGGGTGCTGATGCCGCTGGAAACATCGCTCGTGAAGAGCTGGACTTCGTCGCCGTCCTGCTCAGATACGGCGCGCGGATCTATCGTCACTCTTGCGTTGGGAAAGCGGGCCGCCAATATGCCGCGGTTGGCCGGATCTGGCTCGAACGCGTGGACAGTCCACCCCTTCGCCAAAAACGGTGCCGCGGAATAGCCTTGGTGCGCTCCGACATCGAGCATGGTGCCGGGCGTCTTTCCAATGACGTGGAACACGATGCCAACTTCATCGAGATCCCACGGAGGCAGCACACGGCGCGCGAGCCATCGCAATACCATCACTTCACCTGCCTGCAGAACACCGTGCATGCCATCAACACAGACCCTTCACGCGTCCTCTGCGGTCGATCCTGCTCACCGGTCACCTGGCGAGCGCCTCTTCGAGTGACACCTTGGGAAACACCGTCAGCGCGCCGCCAACTGTGGCGTCAACAATTCGTCGGCCGTCATCCTCGAACGTTTTGCGGGCAAGCCGGTACGCAAATTCGGAGTTCTCGAGATCGGGCAGCTGCCACTTGAACCCTTTCGGGAAGTACTGCGGGTCAAAGTGGCTGGCGTCCGGTCCGGTGGATTCAATCAGCTGATTTGGCTTTCCACTGACCGCGAAGCGATGGTCGACACCGATGAGGATGACCTCGGTGAAGCCCATGTAGTACGCCAATTGCATCGCCACATAGGTGACTGTATAGCCCTCCCAGACTCCCCGACTGGCATCACGAGAGAAATGCGGCCACAGCCCAACGATGTTGTGAAGGAACGCGGTATTGGCGGCGCCGTCGAGGAAATCACGGTTTTGCTCCGTGGTGAACAGAGGAGCGTTGATCTTACGGAAATCGTCGGCGCATTGCTCGACCACATGCCGGTTGATGACGACGTGGAAGGTGGTCTCAAATCCCAGTTCATCGAACATCAGGTAGATGCGATTGAGGCCGAACGTGTACTGGTCGCGCAACAAGCTCAGGTCGGTATCGCGAAGGCTTGGACCGTTGCCGATGATGACACATCGTTCGCCGGTGTGCACCTGCCTGAACTGGCGGATGTACGCGCGATTTGCGCGGCCCGCCGCGCTCAGCGTGTCATCCGCCAGCGCCCGCGCGCCAGCGATGGATCGAGTCAGCATTCTGGCTGTGTGTTCACGAAAACTCACTGAGCGGCTTCTCCAGTCAACTTTTTTGTAACCTCGCTCTCGCGAGGTCGTATCCCGGGGCCGGACTTACCAGACCGGCGCCATGGCGGACGATTCTTGAAGCTCATCGCAGGCTTCTCGATCGCGAACCAGCTGAGGGAAGCCACGATATACGTCGCGATGTACGTCAGCACGAGGTAGGCGAGCCAGTTCCAGAAACTGGGCCCATCTCCGAATATGCGATTGAGGCCCAAACACACGAAGATATTGAGCATCAGTGAACCGTATATATAGATCCCGTACAATCGGTCATTTAACGAATTCACCTTGGTGACGTTCAATCGTATTCCGAGATATAACGTCGCATACGATAGCGGGATCGGAGCCACGGCGTAGAAAACACCGCCTGAATAAGCCGGAGTGATAGTTCCGAGAATTATTCCGACCAAGATAAATACCAGCGACGCCACGAAGATTTGCCATTTAACGGGAGTCGATTCGCGGTACAAGTAAAAGAGTGCTCCTGCAAAGAAGAACGTAAACAGCCGCATACCCGAGGTCACCGCGGCCGAGGTCTGCAGTCCCGGGTAGGAGAAGATCTCGACGACGAACGTCGCCCAACACACCACGAACACGGCGGCAATCAACCACCGCCGCTTGAACAGCCCA
The nucleotide sequence above comes from Mycolicibacterium moriokaense. Encoded proteins:
- the gmd gene encoding GDP-mannose 4,6-dehydratase, with translation MKRALITGITGQDGSYLAELLLRKGYEVHGLIRRASTFNTSRIDHLYVDPHQPGARLFLHYGDLTDGARLVTLLSTIDPDEVYNLAAQSHVRVSFDEPVHTGDTTGMGSMRLLEAVRLSRVDCRFYQASSSEMFGASPPPQNENTPFYPRSPYGVAKVYSYWATRNYREAYGMFAVNGILFNHESPRRGETFVTRKITRAVARIKAGIQSGVYMGNLDAVRDWGYAPEYVEGMWRMLQAPEPADIVLATGRGYTVREFAQTAFDHAGLDWEKYVKFDDRYLRPAEVDSLIGDASKAAESLGWKASVHSAELARVMVDADIAALECDGTPWVDKPNLPGWS
- a CDS encoding FkbM family methyltransferase, translating into MRFEISNLTETFRVVEHGGETEYTAAMLEDLRDDDVLFDVGANIGMVALHAAKICRTVAFEPDPSIRRRLEVNAALNPDRTFAVEPLAISDSDGTVVLYTDGDDGNSPSLVHQRDETGSVSVSTRSLDSLVAEGRLPHPTVIKLDIEGAEILALRGAKQLLTSPERPRALYIEVHDTYLPGFGSSADEVHALLKEFGYTNATYRADRWDQTHLILHAA
- a CDS encoding FkbM family methyltransferase — encoded protein: MEIEGADLFDALRLRALNRLGKPLRIKIQGVDYYLNPEPVAFYHARNSMSKLVRMVDLISDAQSIFDVGANCGIFSALCARKFPGASIHAFEPAEALQSVLALNCSAPNISVHQLAVGERNEDATLYVNPDSQQTNSLQLSAVEPFLAATKIETETTRCVSIDSFVAEHGIPPIDVLKVDVQGLEGAVLRGAQASMDSVQYLFLEVTWLDLEGVQRILPAAEHYGFSYVAVVNPVYTGADLLFTRQPLSTDVPNVLCFPLNEESAGQQWF
- a CDS encoding FkbM family methyltransferase → MVLRWLARRVLPPWDLDEVGIVFHVIGKTPGTMLDVGAHQGYSAAPFLAKGWTVHAFEPDPANRGILAARFPNARVTIDPRAVSEQDGDEVQLFTSDVSSGISTLSPFHTTHTPTTTVRTVRLDTYIRERGIANVDFLKVDTEGFDLFVLRTFPWESLHPKAVVCEFEDNKTTRLGHDVHEIARFLERQGYAIVVSEWEPITQYGVRHTWRRFARYPTQLDADSWGNLIAVEPSLLDSVDRAGQAAVRRLRISQWAAQ
- a CDS encoding 6-hydroxymethylpterin diphosphokinase MptE-like protein, translated to MLTRSIAGARALADDTLSAAGRANRAYIRQFRQVHTGERCVIIGNGPSLRDTDLSLLRDQYTFGLNRIYLMFDELGFETTFHVVINRHVVEQCADDFRKINAPLFTTEQNRDFLDGAANTAFLHNIVGLWPHFSRDASRGVWEGYTVTYVAMQLAYYMGFTEVILIGVDHRFAVSGKPNQLIESTGPDASHFDPQYFPKGFKWQLPDLENSEFAYRLARKTFEDDGRRIVDATVGGALTVFPKVSLEEALAR
- a CDS encoding acyltransferase family protein produces the protein MPTLTTFAAVGRNNSIGFLRLVAASLVIVGHSIPFGGFGSSDPLMEWTHNQVATGRFPVDVFFILSGFLITASFERTADWRVYAWHRFLRIYPAFLVCIALTGLVVAPIFGSGVDLTYILVNAPLISGIIDVSPGLFTTNPYPSVNGALWTLPWELRAYLLLGVLGALGLFKRRWLIAAVFVVCWATFVVEIFSYPGLQTSAAVTSGMRLFTFFFAGALFYLYRESTPVKWQIFVASLVFILVGIILGTITPAYSGGVFYAVAPIPLSYATLYLGIRLNVTKVNSLNDRLYGIYIYGSLMLNIFVCLGLNRIFGDGPSFWNWLAYLVLTYIATYIVASLSWFAIEKPAMSFKNRPPWRRSGKSGPGIRPRESEVTKKLTGEAAQ